The [Pseudomonas] carboxydohydrogena genome includes a window with the following:
- the gor gene encoding glutathione-disulfide reductase, giving the protein MTNFDVDLFVIGGGSGGVRAARIAAGYGARVMIAEEYRFGGTCVIRGCVPKKLMMLASLVSTEVKDAAGFGWTIPEANFDWTTLIANKDKEIARLEGIYATNLEKAGARTVKARAVFEDPHTLRLSTGEKVTAEHVLIATGGMPNHGAAIPGIEHVISSNEVFHLEKFPERIVIQGGGYIALEFASIFNGLGVDVTLIYRGDNILRGFDEDVRRHVRGEMEKAGVTLLTSCTVDRVERHGDTFTAHLSNGSSVAADQVMFAIGRHPCVNGLGLEKAGVSLNPANGGIAVDEHSRTNVAHIYAVGDVTHRINLTPVAIREGHAFADTVFGHKPVVVDHDSIPTAVFSQPQVGTVGLTEEAARARYDRVDIYKVDFRPIKATMSGSESRVLMKLIVDGSTDRVLGCHIVGPEAAELTQVVAIAIRMKATKADFDATMALHPTSAEELVTMRTPTARHVRQAAE; this is encoded by the coding sequence GTGATCGGGGGCGGCTCCGGCGGCGTCCGCGCGGCCCGCATCGCCGCCGGTTATGGCGCGCGTGTCATGATCGCCGAGGAATATCGCTTCGGCGGCACCTGCGTGATCCGCGGCTGCGTGCCGAAGAAGCTGATGATGCTGGCCTCGCTGGTCTCGACCGAGGTGAAGGACGCCGCCGGGTTTGGCTGGACCATTCCCGAAGCGAATTTTGACTGGACCACCCTGATCGCCAACAAGGATAAGGAAATCGCGCGCCTCGAAGGCATCTATGCGACCAATCTGGAAAAGGCCGGGGCGCGGACGGTGAAGGCGCGCGCGGTGTTCGAGGACCCGCACACGCTGCGGCTCTCGACCGGCGAAAAGGTCACAGCCGAACACGTCCTGATCGCGACCGGCGGCATGCCCAATCATGGCGCGGCGATTCCCGGCATCGAGCATGTGATTTCCTCGAACGAGGTTTTCCATCTGGAGAAATTCCCCGAACGCATCGTCATCCAGGGCGGCGGCTATATCGCGCTCGAGTTCGCCTCGATCTTCAACGGCCTCGGCGTGGACGTGACGCTGATCTATCGCGGCGACAACATCCTGCGCGGCTTCGACGAAGATGTGCGCAGGCATGTCCGTGGCGAGATGGAGAAGGCGGGCGTCACGCTTCTGACCTCCTGCACGGTCGATCGCGTGGAACGCCACGGCGACACTTTCACCGCGCATCTGTCGAACGGTTCCAGCGTCGCCGCCGATCAGGTGATGTTCGCCATCGGCCGTCATCCTTGCGTCAACGGGCTGGGGCTGGAAAAGGCCGGCGTTTCGCTCAACCCCGCCAACGGCGGCATCGCTGTCGATGAGCATTCGCGCACCAATGTTGCGCACATCTATGCGGTGGGAGACGTCACCCATCGCATCAACCTGACGCCGGTGGCGATCAGGGAAGGGCACGCCTTCGCCGACACGGTGTTCGGCCACAAGCCGGTCGTGGTCGATCACGACAGCATTCCGACCGCGGTGTTCTCGCAGCCGCAGGTCGGCACGGTGGGGCTCACCGAAGAGGCGGCACGGGCGCGGTATGACCGCGTCGATATCTACAAGGTCGATTTCCGCCCGATCAAGGCGACGATGTCCGGCAGCGAAAGCCGCGTGCTGATGAAGCTTATTGTCGATGGCTCCACGGATCGCGTTCTCGGCTGCCATATCGTCGGCCCCGAAGCTGCCGAATTGACGCAGGTGGTGGCCATCGCCATCAGGATGAAGGCGACCAAGGCCGACTTCGACGCCACCATGGCCTTGCATCCGACGAGCGCCGAAGAACTCGTCACCATGCGCACGCCCACGGCGCGGCATGTGCGGCAAGCGGCGGAATAA